In Saccharomyces eubayanus strain FM1318 chromosome XIV, whole genome shotgun sequence, the sequence gaGAGCCCATGATCCCTCCTGTAGGAATAGCCAATTAGCGAAAATATCgatactaataataatactaataatgataatgatgataattCCATTAtatctctctttctttaatatttatatatatgacAACTTAATTTATTGTTGAactgtttttgtttttgttttttcttcttatctTAAGGCTGGTACGTAGTTATTTAGTTGCTTAGTAAACAATCTTTCTACCAGTAAAAGTTCTTCTTGCCTGTTGTCTGGCATCCGCACTTGATTCatcgttttcatcatcttcgtccaCTTTGGCTCTATTTAAGACTTTGATGAACGAGTCCACTCTAAATCTCATTCTGGAGTGCATGTAAGCCTTGGAACATTTGATGTGGTAGTGGAAGTAGTTTCTGAATAGTGTTAACTGACAAATCGAATGGAATTGCAACTCTTTTGTTTGGAAATGACGTGGGAACAGAACAAACGTGATGAATCTTCTGCTTTGTTCCGCGACTTTGGGTGGCTGGTAGGATTTCTTCAACTCCAATGGAGGCTCGTGCGAATATAGAACTTGTGGAGCGGACTGGATCTGGCGGTTTCTCTTACGTGCATCTACGAATTCTTGCAAAAAGACCTTCCCAAAGATTTTATCCGTTTCATCTTGGAAGATAGTTTCGAAAATAATAGTGATTCTGTCGTTAGAAGGcttgatgaagatattcTCCTCGTCACGATACTTGATTGTGAACAAAGTATTGTCTCCATTGGCAGCGACCTCACCGCCAGTAATCTCTGCCTCGATGGGCGTTGGTTGCTGCTGGCTCAATTCAGTGAACTTTGCAATGGCCAATTCAAAAGGATAACTCAATATGACGGTCTTCAGAACAGACAATTGCAAGATGGAGTCCTGAGTCAGCTCGTTCAATGAAAGTTGAAGAGTATAGTCGTAGCCGGACTCCACTTGAGCGGGAATAGTCAGCCCACCCAAGGGGGAGTAGTGATCGGCCAAGAACTTCAACAAGGTCAAAGAGCCGTCTAATTGACACTCAGAGACACTGACCCAGGCCTTGGTCTTGATACTCAAGAGCAGAATGGACTTGTCCTCGGCAGAATTCGAAATGTGGTAGGTGGTATAGTCGAAGTCGGACACGATTCTGTCCATGGTCAACGGCGAGTCCTGGTGGAGAGCCTCAATCGACTCATTAAGCGTCTTTTGAATGAGAAGGTTCTGTGGTTGTAAGTGTAGCATCGCTGGTTGACGTCCTGGGCGAGGGCTGTTGCTTGGGGCAGTTTCCACTTGTGTCTTCACTGTCTCTCTTGAACGCTAGTAAGCCCCTATGCTACACTATTTCTTGCCAAAATATCGTTAATAAACCGAGATCGTTTGAAACGAAAATGATCCAATATACATAGAATTACGTATATTgtatactatatatatatatatatgtgaCGGCATTGCTATTTACAAAAGGATATATGCAGTGGAGTAGTAGAGACGGTTGGCCAGCACATACGAATCACGACTTGCTTGGCTTCTTGGCCCCGTATTTCGATCTCGAAGAGATCCTGTTAACTACGCCGCTCAGGTCACCAGCGCCTCTGATGACGTGGTACTTCACACCAGGCAGATCCTGGCAACGGCCTCCTCTCACATATACGATCGAGTGCTCTTGGGCATCATGGCCTTCACCCGGGATGTACGCCGACACCACGTTCCCGTTAGACAGCCGGACTCTGCATGCCTTTCTTTGCGCGGAATTAGGCTTCTTGGGCTTCAGTACCATCACACGCAGCACAACACCCTTCCGTTGGGGACACTGGTCCAGCTGTGGGGCCGTAGTCACCTTCTTGCGTCTTGGAGGGCCGGACCCTCTCTTGATTTGGTTCAGCGTGGCTTGTATTGGAACGGTGGTGGAAAACATTCTCTGCGCCTGCCTCCAGGGCGCACACCATGAGCTGGACAGCAACCTCGACAACATGGCTCTTACTAGCCTGTTTCCTCTTTGTCCAACCTGCTTCTTAACCTGCCATTCCCTCGTTATATGGGTTTTTTCGCTCCGCAAAACTTGTTCTCGCTCGGGTAAGAGCCAAACTAAAGATAATATTGATGTTGATTTGGATATATACAGCTTGGGCCAGGTCTGGCCTGGCCCTATTTACACGGTGGGACGGCTATGTATGTAGGTACGTAAGTGGGCATGTATATAGGTATATATGTGCACCATTTATCATTTCTCATTTGTTCTTGGTTTGAGTGTAGCTGAACCGCTTCCTAGTGGGCGCGAACTCACCCAGCTTGTGGCCCACCATGTCTTCGGACACCTCCACAGGCACGTACTCCTTACCGTTGTGGATCTGGAACTTGAGCCCAACAAATTGGGGTAGGATTGTGGCGGCCCTTGCGTTTGTTCTTATCGGGGTGCCCTTAGCCATTGCGTCTCTGATGGGGAGCGGCACAATGTTGGGGCCCTTCCACACCGACCGTGATAACAGTCTAGCCGCGGGATGCATCTTGTCCTTGTTGATGACGACTCTTACTGCTGTTGCGTTAATCTTGCAGCGGGAAGTCGTTTTAGAGGTTGTGGGGCCTTTGCTAGGCACTTTTAAGTCGTCATTTCATTACTCTACCCTCAACGTGGATAGTGATACAATTCTTGGTTTCCGGGtgatgctgaaaaatttgaaaaattataaaagTGTATATGTACATGACATAATGGCGATGAGATGATTTAGCTATTGGGCCATGGTTAGTGTCCCATAGCCGATAGTGACGATGTTTGCTTCAAGATTCGACCCTACCCAGCTGGCTTCTGCTGCTCCTGTTACTGTCGCTCTAGAGGAACCCGTCAAGGCAGCCCCAGAAGCCATTGTACCGTTAAAGAGACAGGCTACCGCATCTGACAGTGAAAGCGATGATGGTACCGACGAGAGCTCCGACGAGAGCTCCGAGGAAGGCTCGGATAATGATGACCGTATGCAAGTGGACTACGGAGTAAGCGAGGAAGACTCCagcgaagaagaagaagaagagaaggaCAATcatgaggaagaagacacACCAAGTACTCATACCACCGTACTGTCAAGATTTAAGCAAACAGTTTCTTTGCAAGATAAGCTGGATGCGTCTGATATTGTCGGAACAAAGGAAGACGAGAGCCTCGAGGAAAATGCTACTCCGCCACACCAATTAGAACAAATTCCTCAACCGGAATTTGTTAAAAACCCAATGAATCTAAATAGAAATTCATCAGAATACAAGTCCACCGGGTGGTTAAATACCGAAAGAGTGTTTTATGACAATTCCATGACGAAGCCGTTCTCAGATTACGAAAGTCAACTAGAACCAAGGCTTTTGCAGAATATCTGCAAGAATTTCTCGACAGACACTTTCCCCATCCAGTCGATCATCTTGGACTCCGTCTTGCCGATACTGAACTTTACCTTGAACATCTCCAAGAGAAACTTCACCAAGAGAATCGGTGACATCCTTGTAAACGCCGCTACAGGTTCGGGTAAAACTTTAGCGTACTCAATTCCCGTTGTTCAGACTTTATCTAAGAGACAGATCAACAGATTGCGTTGTCTAATCATTGTCCCCACCAAACTACTGATTAACCAAGTTTACACTACACTGTCCAAGCTAACCCAAGGGACCTCACTTATCGTCAGTATTGCCAAATTGGAGAACTCATTAAAAGATGAACATagcaaatttttgaacCTGGAGCCTGACATCTTGATCACTACTCCCGGTAGATTAGTTGACCATTTGGACATGAAATCGATAAACTTGAAGAACCTTaagtttttgattattGATGAGGCTGATCGTCTTCTAAACCAATCTTTCCAAGGCTGGTGTCCCAAATTAATGTCccatttgaaaacagaTAAACTAGACACATCTCCAGGCAATGTAATCAAAATGATCTTTAGTGCTACATTGACTACCAACACCGAAAAGCTAAATGACTTGAATCTTTACAAACCAAAACTATTCTTGAAGCAAACCGATAAATTATATCATCTACCTAACAAACTAAAGGAGTTCAACATTAACATTCCTACAGCAAAAAGTGTTTTCAAACCATTGATTCTGTTATATTCGATAAATCAATTCATGGCGCACTCTTCCACCGCCTCCAAGATCTTAGTGTTTGTAAAGTCCAATGAATCCTCCATCAGACTGAGTAAACTGTTGCAACTAATGAACGAAACTCGCTCGCAATCCAGCATTCTAACAAACCTCCGTGACCTGGAAATAATAATCAATTCTATCAATTCAAATAACTCCAAATcagaaaataagaaaaccATTGCAGATTTCTCACACGAGTCGAAAAGCTCAAGAACAAGCATATTAATTACCACCGATATCATGTCGCGTGGTATCGATATCAATGATATCACTCAAGTGATAAATTATGATCCACCAATGTCTTCACAACAATACGTCCACCGTGTTGGTAGAACCGCAAGAGCCAACGAGATCGGGTCTGCCTATAACCTACTAGTTGGTAGGGGTGAAAGAACATTCTTCGACGACCTAAATAAAGATCTAGATAGAGATGGGAAGTCTGTCGAGCCATTTGAATTGGACTTCACCTTATTGGAATCTGATTCTGAGTTATATCACTCATCTTTGGAAAGCCTGAAAAACTATCACAATAAAAACACAGAAGCCTGATTGCGCTCCCCCATCTCTGCATTTATTCCATAACGttcacctttttttttagtagtCTCGTCTGAAAACTCCTGGGTATAGTAATATTaatgtgtatatattttggGTATGTAACTGAAAACTTAAATTCGGTCTATATCTATTGTCGTTTCACAAGACGGAATACTCGTTTGAATGCACTTGTCGATGGCTAACCTTAACATCAACTCGTCATCGTTAGAGCCACCTTTCATTGTTATCTTAATTAGTACCACGTAAAGCGTAAAGTTCACTTTACTTATTATTAGGTCATCGTAATTTAAAATGCATCTTGATTTAAATTCGTTTAGTCTCTCGATTTGATCTTTAATCATGTTTTTAATGCTTGTTGGGTTTTCAGTGGAAGCTATAGGATTCCAAAACCCAGTTTTAGTGGCTACTTTCTTGGTGTTTATCGTAGCTATGGGTAATGAGCTCATCGACCTTGGCCGTATGGTGGGTCTTTCTTTGCCTGATTTAGACTCAGCTCCAGCATCGGTTGTTGCATCAGCGTTGTGGTTGTTATTGAATAACGCTGAATTAGATAACGATGTAGTTGAAAACCCCATCAACAAAACTGTAGAGGTCCATCTTGCTATAGTAAGCCCATGCcataaaatcaaaatcgaTATTACCAAAGTGGCCAAGTAATCAGATATACTTGATAATAAGTCCAATAATAAGGGATAAATGAACAGATACATTGTGTACGTGATGGTAATTATTGGattcttcgttttcaaattaCTGTATTTATTAGCATAAAACGTTTTATAGAGTGATAACGTTGATAGCACTAAATTAATCACTAGTATTCCATACCACAAAGTGATGTTTTCGTTTTGTGAATCATTGGCAGTAGCAAAATGAGAATGAGGAATTTGTTCATTGATTTCATTGTGATCATGGTTGCTTGTCGACGTGTTACCTGCTTCCACAAATAGAACAATGAACTCTTCGACTATATGAAATAACAGGTCTAACCCGACAAAACATAATGAAACGGMAAGTGCGAAACTCAATAGGACGTCTATTCTATTTAGGCCAAAGGGGAAAGTGATTGTCCCCGTGAACCAGACCTGGAATTGGGACAAGTTCTCCACAAATATGATAACTAGAGACCCAATGATATCGTAAGTGATAAAATGCGATAACGTGATAAAATTATTCCATGAATATAAGTGCCCCATTTGGAAAGTGATTAAGCATGCCAACATTTGCAGGCCAACAATAGATAACTGCATGTGAGCCTTTGGCCACGGTAAATTGGACATCAAGTCACTCAAATCCGGTATGGGAAGGGATTTGGCGATGTTTAGGGGGATTTTCACCTCAGGctcttggaaaaaattcatcgaaACAGAAGAATGCTTATAACGATGTCCCTTACGGAATGAAGTCCTTGATGCAGCAGAAGAGGGAGGTGTCTGTTGATGCGGTTGTAGCGTAGATGTCGTAAAGTTGAATGGAGATTCCAGCGTCAAAGAAGATCGTTTACCGTTTCCAGCGTCTGGAGATATGCCTCTTACCGGCGATCTTGTTCTAGGGGGAGGCGGAGCCAGCTTTGTTCCCGGTATATACTTGAGTGACTGTCTTCTATGATCATTGCTCTTCCCCTTCAACATACTGCCGTCATTGGCGGTATTATTAGCGGAAACGTTTTCGCCAAAGCTGAAGGAAGGATTGTAGATGATGCTGGAGCTCGAATTGTTACCTTCTTTAGCAGAATAAAAGAGCGAGCTGGGTCTGGGAGATGCAAAAAGCGTCCTGTTTTGTGACGGCATGCCGTCCGTATTTCCTACACCGTTCATATTGGACAGTGAGAACGACAAAGCATCGGAATCATTTAATTTGGGCGTTTGGAAAGCAGTTTCCGGGGACGAATTGTCCTCCTCCTGTATAGCATTCATTTGTGGCGTCTCCATGGCTGTCTCCCAATGCTGTTTTCACTCCCGCAAACCACTAAATAACCACGATGGCTCTTCCCAACTTCCGAATCACCTTGAAGGTCCATCGTTTCCAGTACTGAACATTCCTACTTTTAGGTTATTATGGAAAActggaaaactttttggGGCCGTATTACCCGCGCTGAAATTTTGAGGATAATAAAGGAAATCATCCACTATTGTAGTAACATTAAGACAGTGTATGGTGGATAGCGgttttgatgttgttgttgagaTCAGAGCATGACGAAAAATGGTTGCCAGGAGTCAGTTTAAGGGAAGCAGTGCCACGGTAGCGCAGTTGATTGAGGAAGTCGGCCGCAGTGGGGGTAGGAGGCCTGTGTTCCAGTATAAGGTTCCACGCTCGATACGATGGGCTTCGACCGCCCTAGCTGTGGTGTTCGTGACGTATGGGGCTGCTTACACCGATATGTCGTGGAGAACCGCTCGAGAAGTGTACGGGAATGCCACCGAGGATGAACAACGCAGTGTATGGTTCAAGTTCAAGACTTTTGGGCCGGTCGCCCTTGGGGTCTTACCCATAGTCCTGGCCTGCGGTACGAAGCACGTAACATCGAGGCTAGTCACAGAGATGAAATGTCTACCGCCCGCCAAGAATAGCACGGTACCACGGTGCCAGTTGACCCGACACACTCCCTTCCGGGGGAGGCCAGTCACCATTCTCAGAGACATCAATGAGCTGTCCAAGAACAAAACCACCAAGATCTTTACCGGGGTGGGATCGCAGGGTATGGAGGACAAGGCGACGTTTGTGTTCTTCATAGAAGACAGAAAGGCGACTTCATTTTTTAACAGGTTTTATATCTTCTCGAGATCTGGCAGCGTAGTCAAGAACGACGCTAGGATCTTGGATTGCTTCTTCAACGATGCCTCAGTCAACAAGCTACTGAACAAGTCCATATTGACCCAGATTCTCTCGCGCACCTCTGCCAAGACTCAATTTCACTCCAATAATTCCGGATTTTccatcaaaaatattgttAAGCCCAAACACTAATTCAACTGGGCAGAAGCACTGTATAAGATAGTATGTAAATaattcaataaataaaagTCTGTATATACAAGTGACGCTTACAACAACCCAAACAGCCTTAGCACGTAATCGAGCGCCAACGCGTATGTGAAGTACAATCCGGTGTTGATGTTCGCAGTGAAGTACTTCCAGCAGTTCTTGGGATTGTCAAGATCGACTTTCTTGATCATGTTGAATAGCCTGTAGGTGAAGATCCCTAGTCCACCAATAAACCCGGGCCCCCACAACAATCCACTGTTCAAGCCTGCAACGGCCAGCAGCGTGATCTGAGACGCAGACATGACCTTCATGATGGACTTTGTGCGTGGACCCCAAGCCAGCGCGGTCGACTTGATTCCTGCTTTAATGTCGAACTTTTTATCTTGGTGCGCATATATGGTATCGTAAGTCATACACCATAGATAACTACCCAAGTACAAGGGTATCATCGTGGGCCAACTCACTATACCCATGGCTGGGAAACCGAGCAACGCCCCCCAATTGAAACATGCACTCAATGCAGCCTGTGGATAGTACGTGAACCGCTTGAACAAAGGGTAGGTGAACACTATGGGTAAAGAGGCCAGGCCCAGCCACCAGCACTGTGCAGGCAGCAATGACAGGATGCCCATCCCGACCAGGGTTTGAGCACCCAAGAATCCTAGCGCGCTACGGGGACTAACTCTACCAGACGCAATGGGTCTTTCGACAGACCTGATAACCCGTTGATCCAGTTTTCTATCCAGATAGTCGTTAATGGTGCAACCAGCACCTCTCATTACCAGGGCGCCCACACCAAAAATACCCAACATACCAGCTGTTGCGCCCAAGGAGGCACCCTGCATCGTGGCCCCCATTAGAATAGACCAAGTGCAGGGCAAATATAACAGCCACGTGCCTACAGGCTTCTCGAGCCTCATCAGCTCTGCATACGGAATCCATTTCTTGGGCAACCGGGACACAAACGGCCCCAGTCCGTCCAGTCTTTCCTTGCGTGCCACCTCCAGCTCCTTCGGAGTGAACACTGGTGTTAACTCCTtcgacgacgacgacgacgacgacgacaTGAACCTCTTTCTACCGATCCCGTTGATTCCAGCAACAACGACTCCGCCGCTGCCCACGATCGACCGCCCTAGCAATAAACTCTTTCTCTGCCAAACAAACATTGCTCGACCCTACTTCCCTACGACCGACACTCCCACCATAGTTCACTAGATACCGGGCCCTTTTGGCAACCTTACTTTCGCTTTTAATCTGGCACTTCTGAAACTTTTCACGATGCCGAAATCGCCGAAATGGCTCGTTTAGCCTTTTCTCGAAGAagattatatataaagagGATCTATCCTGATAGTGATGAGGCAGTGCTAGTCAGAGACCCAGACCAGCGAGCTAACCACAATGAGCATTCACACAGCATCTGTCACCGCGCCTGTTAACATCGCCACCCTAAAGTACTGGGGGAAAAGAGACACCAAATTGAATCTGCCCACCAATTCTTCCATCTCAGTGACTTTATCGCAAGATGACTTGAGAACCTTGACCTCTGCGGCCGCTGCACCCGAGTTTGAGAGGGACACATTGTGGTTGAACGGCGAACCACATAGCATCGATAACGAAAGAACTCAAAACTGCCTGCACGATCTACGCCAGTTGAGAAAGGAACTGGAATCAAAGGACGCTTCATTGCCCCCTCTATCCCAATGGAAACTTCACATTGTTTCCGAAAACAACTTCCCCACAGCCGCTGGGTTGGCTTCTTCCGCGGCCGGCTTTGCTGCTTTGGTCTCTGCCATTGCCAAGTTGTATCAACTACCGCAATCCACTTCCGAAATCTCCAGGATTGCCAGAAAGGGCTCCGGTTCAGCTTGTAGGTCTCTCTTTGGTGGGTACGTGGCTTGGGAAATGGGCACAGCCCAGGACGGTCACGACTCCATGGCTGTACAGATCGCAGACAGCTCCGACTGGCCCCAAATGAAAGCCTGTGTTCTTGTCGTCAGCGATATCAAAAAGGATGTGAGTTCCACACAAGGTATGCAATTGACTGTGGCGACCTCCGAATTgtttaaagaaagaattgaacATGTCGTGCCCAACAGGTTTGAAATCATGCGTAAGGctattattgaaaaggatttTGCAACTTTTGCCAAGGAAACAATGATGGATTCCAACTCGTTTCACGCCACATGCTTGGATTCCTTCCCCCCAATCTTTTACATGAATGACACTTCCAAAGGTATCATCAGTTGGTGCCACTCCATTAACCAGTATTACGGCGAGACAATTGTCGCCTATACTTTCGATGCAGGTCCAAACGCCGTGTTGTACTACTTAGCTGAGAACGAACTAAAACTATTCGCATTTATCTACAAACTGTTCGGCTCTGTTCCTGGATGGGACAAGAAGTTTACTGTTGAACAACTAGATGCCTTCAATCAACAATTCGACTCCGCCAAGTTCACTGTCCGTGAATTGGATCTTGAATTACAGAAGGGTGTTGCTAGAGTGATCTTGACCCAAGTCGGTTCAGGCCCACAAGAATCAAAGGAATCTCTGATTGACGCAAAGACTGGTTTACCAAAGAAGTAAGGTAACTTTCAATTTGATATGTAATACTCCTTTTTTTACAGTAGCTAGTATACGTCTATTCTCTACTATCGGTCCTAAGGCCAAGTTTCAATTTATAAAGCTTTTAATTCAGAGCAGCAATAGGCAACGAATACATCATCACTGTTTATAGTAGTTTGCACGTTCGATATTTAATTTATGGCAAAGTGCCATTAGTTTCCGATTTCCGCATTCGCAGTTGCATGACAGCAACCACGAATAAGCTCCACTTGTTTCAACATGCCAAAACCTTATCCACTACTCACCCTATATTTACTGCAGCCCGCACCGCACGCTGTAGGCTACAAATCAGTCTAGTTGTAGAAGCCTTCTTTGGTCATTACACGTTTCAAGTGCAAACACGGCTGtaacatattttttctgaaaCAATACTAAAACactgttttcaatttaatgacttgaaacaagaaaccTCTACAGAAACATAGCTTTGAGCAAGCAATCCAAGCATATATAAACAGGAAAATAATGATCTATCACCAATAACTGTCATGGGGCTATTCCGCTCTTTTACGTTCCCCTTCGAAGCACAACAAGCAACTATAATAAAKACCGAAAAAGGAATCATATTTAGATGACTTTCTCTTCCGCTCGTTTCACTTACATATGCACGATTTTGTTGGGATTGACCAATATTGCTCTGGCCTCAGATCCAGAGACAGTTTGGGTCACTGTGACGAAGACTGATGAGGCAAATGGGGCTGTCGCAACCACAGTTTCGCCTGCATTGGTTTCCACATCCACCATAGTCCAAGCTGATACCACGACTTTGTACACGACTTGGTGTCCATTGACCATTGCCGCTGCCTCTACTACTGCTACCTCTACTGTTGCTACCTCTACTACTGCTGCATCTCCTTCAGTTTTTTATGCAACAACATTATCGCAGTTCAGTACTTTGACGTTATCCACTGAAGTTTGTTCACACGAGGCATGTTCTTTATCGTCAACATTACCAACAACGACCCTATCCGTCACTACTGAGCTTACCTCATACGTCTGCCCTACTTGTCAAACAACAACTATCAACTCGTCCCCCAAGCTGGAAACTACAACTGTACCATCGTCTAGTGTTACTACATCGTCGACAAGTCCCTCCAAGTCCTCATCAAGtacttcaatttcttcaagcAAGGCCAGCTCAAGTTCAATTTCAAGCATACACACAAGCCCCAGCTCAGTTGTAACTTCTACTGTTCAAAAAAGCTCCATTTCAAGCACCACGTCTACGTCTACCACGTCTACGTCTACCAGTTCAACTTCTACCAGTTCACCTTCTACCACGTCTACGTCTACCACGTCTACGTCTACCAGTTCACCTTNNNNNNNNNNNNNNNNNNNNNNNNNNNNNNNNNNNNNNNNNNNNNNNNNNNNNNNNNNNNNNNNNNNNNNNNNNNNNNNNNNNNNNNNNNNNNNNNNNNNNNNNNNNNNNNNNNNNNNNNNNNNNNNNNNNNNNNNNNNNNNNNNNNNNNNNNNNNNNNNNNNNNNNNNNNNNNNNNNNNNNNNNNNNNNNNNNNNNNNNNNNNNNNNNNNNNNNNNNNNNNNNNNNNNNNNNNNNNNNNNNNNNNNNNNNNNNNNNNNNNNNNNNNNNNNNNNNNNNNNNNNNNNNNNNNNNNNNNNNNNNNNNNNNNNNNNNNNNNNNNNNNNCTTCTACCAGTTCAACTTCTACCAGTTCAACTTCTACCAGTTCAACTTCTACCAGTTCTACCCCTAGTAGCTCtgctctttctttggtaaagtcatcgtcatcgttatcaccatcatcatcatctacAAGCTCCTCGGTATCTCCGCCACCTTCTTCAACTACCTCcacaacatcaacatctACATCCTCATATGCTCCATCCACGCAATCTTCCTCCATCGTTTCGACCTCATCGCCTGTTGTCATTCCTTCTACCACTTCCTCAACAGTCGAGGAAACCACCACTACTCAAAGTTCATCTACCCATACCAGCGAATTGGCCACCACAACCTCTTCCGAGGCTCCATCGCTTTCTATGTCCACATATTTCACAACTATCAGTGGTGTTACTACTATGTACACAACATGGTGCCCTTACTCCTCTGAATCTCAAACCGCTACATTAACTGGGACCCATGACACAACTACGACTGGCATTGAGACTTGCACTCATGAAACCTGTTTGGCGACATCTTCTCAGACTACAAATTCCGTAGTATCTTCCACGATCACACCTACAACAAGCGATGTTGCTTCTACAGCTACCTCATCATCTGAATGTTCTACGTGCactgaaaaattagaaTCGACATCGTCTGAAAAACCAACAtcagcaatttcttctgaGCAAGACACCACATCCACAGAAATTACTGCAAGCTCGACAACTTCTTCAGGAgaagatttcaataaaCACGCTACCGGTAAATATTACCCAACTTCATCCAATACCGTATCTGGATCGTCCATCAGAAGCCAAACGACAATTTCGCCAAGCATTGGTTCAAGCTCTCAAGAACAATTGacgtcttcatcatcgacatcttctccatcttcatctACACCTtctccatcttcatctACATCGACgtctctttcttcatctacATCGACGTCTCCATTTtctccatcttcatcgACATTTACCCCACTACCATCTATTTCAATGTCGTCTGCTTCTACAAAAACACTATCCTCGACCAGTTCATTATCGCCATATAGTTCTTCGCCATCGTCAACTGATGAACAACCCTCAACCGCTACACCATCTGTGACTCCATCAACTAGCACTGAACTGACATCGACTGCTAAACCAGccatttcttcatcatcctctGTACCAACGACTACTACGTCATCCACCTCCACATCCTTGGCTGCtacat encodes:
- the AGA1 gene encoding Aga1p, whose translation is STSSTSTSSTSTSSTSTSSTPSSSALSLVKSSSSLSPSSSSTSSSVSPPPSSTTSTTSTSTSSYAPSTQSSSIVSTSSPVVIPSTTSSTVEETTTTQSSSTHTSELATTTSSEAPSLSMSTYFTTISGVTTMYTTWCPYSSESQTATLTGTHDTTTTGIETCTHETCLATSSQTTNSVVSSTITPTTSDVASTATSSSECSTCTEKLESTSSEKPTSAISSEQDTTSTEITASSTTSSGEDFNKHATGKYYPTSSNTVSGSSIRSQTTISPSIGSSSQEQLTSSSSTSSPSSSTPSPSSSTSTSLSSSTSTSPFSPSSSTFTPLPSISMSSASTKTLSSTSSLSPYSSSPSSTDEQPSTATPSVTPSTSTELTSTAKPAISSSSSVPTTTTSSTSTSLAATSSSSTSSSSSASSSSQSFVSPSSVTTASEFSSSISVQYQTSSVVTISQYMGSGSQNGLPLNNIFFAVIAVAFNAII
- the MVD1 gene encoding diphosphomevalonate decarboxylase MVD1: MSIHTASVTAPVNIATLKYWGKRDTKLNLPTNSSISVTLSQDDLRTLTSAAAAPEFERDTLWLNGEPHSIDNERTQNCLHDLRQLRKELESKDASLPPLSQWKLHIVSENNFPTAAGLASSAAGFAALVSAIAKLYQLPQSTSEISRIARKGSGSACRSLFGGYVAWEMGTAQDGHDSMAVQIADSSDWPQMKACVLVVSDIKKDVSSTQGMQLTVATSELFKERIEHVVPNRFEIMRKAIIEKDFATFAKETMMDSNSFHATCLDSFPPIFYMNDTSKGIISWCHSINQYYGETIVAYTFDAGPNAVLYYLAENELKLFAFIYKLFGSVPGWDKKFTVEQLDAFNQQFDSAKFTVRELDLELQKGVARVILTQVGSGPQESKESLIDAKTGLPKK